The region CCGCCAGATCTCGATGGTGACCGTTTCCACTTCGGCCGCGGGTTCGTCCGATGCAGCTTCCGCGGGGGCTTCCGCTGCTATCTCGACAGCGGCTTCGACGACCGTTTCGGCGGCAGCCTCGGATGCAGCTTCCGCTGGAGCATCCGCTTCGGCAACGGCTGTCTCGGCAACGGCAAGCTCTGCAGCGGTGGTCTCGGCTGCGGATTCTACCGCCGCGGCGACAGCTTCCTGAGCGGAGGCTTCCTCGCCGGAGGTTTCCGCACCGGCTTCTTGCGCTTCGGCAGGCTCCGTCTCAGCGGCGTCCGGGCTTGCCTCAGCCGTTTCGGCAGGCGTCTCGGCGCTCGCCTGTTCCGCTGGCGTCGCCACAGGTTTCGCGGCGGCCGGCCGCTGCACTTCCCTGCTCTCCATGCGGTAGCCGAGGGTCTTGAGAACGGCGGAGAAATCCTCGCCCGCACAGCCGAGCAAAGAGGTCATGGCAACCGTTACGGTGAAGCCGCCGCCCTGGGCGATCGCGCCTTCGGGCGGGCTGACTTCGGCGTCGAGCGGTTTCCAGGCGATCAGCGGACGGATCAGGTCGGCCAGGCGCTCCAGGATATCGACGCGCACGGCCCTCGGGCCGCAGACCCGGAAGCCGACGACCTTGTAAAGCGCCTTGTCGATGGTCTCATCGACCGGGATGGAGGTGCGGCCGGATGCCGACAGTTGCGGCAGTTCGGCCATGCCGTTCATGTCCAGCGAACCGTGCTTGAGGGCCCACAGCTGGGCCAGGAGCTGGCTCGGCGCCGGTTTCAGCAGGGCCGGGACGAAGATGGTATAGGCGCCGAACCGGATGCCGTGCTTGCGCAGCGAGGCGCGCATGTCCTGGTCCAGCTGGCGGATTTCATCGGCTGCTTCCTGGCGCTCAAGAATGCCGAGGCCTTCCACGACACGGTAGGCGATACCGCGCGCCAGGCCTTCCAGGCCTTCGCCGGCCTTCAGGTCCAGAAGCGGCTTCAACAGCGTGCCGATCTGCGAATTGATCCAGAGGTCCAGGCGGTTCTGCACGGTTTCCCGGGCGGGCCCGGTCAGGTGTTCGTCCGCCAGGAGCAGCACCGTCGGCGACAGCACGTCTTCACCGGCCACCAGCTTGGCCACCGGTTCGCCGCGCCAGCGGATGACGCCTTCGGAGGTCAGCACGAAGTCCGGATTGTCGGACTTGCCGAGCTTTTCAGCGCGGGACTCGATCTCGCTCGTCAGGGCCTTTTGCGCGGCCGCGCGAACGGTCTTGCCATCCGGGCCCTCGGCCGCGGAATCGGGCGCGAACCGGAAGCCAAGCAGGTTTCCGATGTGCTGACCTTCCACGAGCACATCGCCGCTCGATGTAATTTCCGCTTCCAGCATTGCGTTCTCTCTCAAACGTCGCATCAATACACTTGTCCGCCGATCCACGAAGCGCTGTGTCAGCCGCTCGTGAAGGGCGTCGGATAGTTTATCTTCGATGCCGCGCGTCTCGCCCTGCCAGTGGGCCGGATCGGCCAGCCAGTCGGGGCGATTGGCGACATAAGTCCAGGTCCGGATGTGAGCAATCCGGTTTGCGAGTGTGTCGATATCACCATATGTGCGGTCTGCGAAGGCCAATTGACGGGTAAACCAGTCGTCGGCAATGACATTATCCTGCATCAGATGGGTGTAAATCGTGTTCAGCAGCTCCGCATGGTTGGCCGGCGCGATCTTACGATAGTCGGGCACCTGACACACGTCCCATAGCAATTCGACCGCTTTTTCGCCCCTTGCCATGTCGGATATTGCCGGATCGCGCAACAATTGTTCAAGAGCCGCGATATCGTCTCCCGTCGGCGCCCTTGCGAGACCATCCTCTTTCGGGACCACATCCAGGCTGTGGCGCAGTGCGTCGACGGATGAAAAATCCAGCGCAGTGTTGCGCCATTGCAGCACTTTGAGGGTGTCGAAGTGGTGGCTTTCGATCTGCTCGATCAGGTGATCGTCCAGCGGATCGACCCGCCCGGTCACGCCGAACGTGCCGTCTTTCGTGTGCCGGCCGGCGCGCCCGGCGATCTGGCCCATCTCCGCGGCGGTCAGCTGGCGGTACTGGTAGCCGTCATATTTGCGGTTGCCGGCAAAGGCGATGTGATGGACGTCGAGGTTCAGGCCCATGCCGATGGCGTCGGTCGCAACCAGGTGTTCCACGTCGCCGTTCTGGAACAGCTCCACCTGGGCGTTGCGGGTGCGCGGGCTCAAGGAACCCAGGACGACGGCCGCACCGCCCCGCTGGCGGCGGAGCAGTTCCGCGATCGAATAGACCTCGTCGGCCGAGAAGGCGACGATCGCCGAACGTGCCGGCAGGCGGGAGACCTTCTTGGAGCCGGCATATTCCAGAACGGACATGCGCGGACGGGTGACCACGTTGAGCCCGGGCAGCAGCCTTTCCAGCAGCGGGCGGATTGTCGCGGCGCCCAGAAGCAGGGTCTCGGACTTGCCGCGCAGGTTCAGGATGCGGTCCGTGAAGACATGGCCGCGATCCAGGTTGCCCGCAAGCTGGACCTCGTCGATGGCGACGAATTCCGTGTTGAGGTCCATGGGCATCGCCTCGACGGTCGATACCCAGAAGCGCGGGTTTTTCGGAATGATCTTTTCTTCGCCGGTGATCAGCGCGACGGCATCCGGGCCCGCGCGTTCGGCAACGCGGCCGTAGACCTCGCGCGCCAGCAGCCGCAGGGGCAGGCCGATCAGCCCGGAAGGCTGCGCAAGCATGCGCTCGATGGCCAGATGCGTTTTTCCGGTATTGGTCGGACCGAGGACTGCAGTCACGGTGCGTGACCGTGCTGACGGCGGCAACGACAGGAATTGAGGACGGGACATGGAAACTGTAGTGATCGGCTTTCTTCCGGCGGCGGAACCAGTTCACGGTGATCGAGATCGATCTGAAATGGCACTTGCGCCTATATCTGGTGCCGCGTGTCTAACACACGCGAGAGGGTCGTGTCCCCATTCTTTTGGAATATAGGCGCCGTTTTCGTCCGTTTAAATATCTTGTGGAGAACGACTCTGGAACAAACAGGAACCGAATCGCTGACTCGGGACGATTCAGGCTTTGTTCCCTACGACATGTGGTTCGGAGTCGCTCAGGCGCTACCAAATCGTGAATCCGGTCAAGGGTTTGAGTCTTTGCCGGCACGGGGTGCCGGATCGACGGAAAAGTCTGTCAATGATTAAATTCCCGATAACCGGTGTCCGGCTTCCACGACGTTGGGGTTTACCTTTGGACACAGGGTGAACGAATCCGGGTCGAATCGCTGATTCAATCAGGTTTCCCGTTTGTTCTCACAACATCTAGTAGGCCGGAGGACGGCCTGCCCCAGTTAAATTTAGTCTCCGGTCGCTAATTTGTCTGGGTGTGGTCGGAAGTGCGTCCTGAAATGACGCAGATCGGCCTGTGCGGGGCCGGTGAGGCGACAATTATGCACTGCGAAACGGAGATCGCATCGGGGCGTTACGGGTGGGCAGGCCGGGCCTTGTCGCCCGATCCACGGGGCGCAGCTGCGGGGGGGATTGCTGCGTTGCAAAATTTTTTGATGCTGTGCGGCAACAGGATTCAGAACCGGAAAGGGGCGCCTTTTCCGGATCGGCGGGCCTTCAGCCGGAGGCGCTTCGGCGTGCAAAAGCTGATCGATATTAAATAGTTAGAACATCTTCCCTGGGGTGGGTGCAAGGCAAGATGTTCCAGGTGTTGCGGGTGCGGATACAGAGATGTTCGTCATGTTCAAGGAAAGGACATCTCTTCTGCCCC is a window of Roseibium salinum DNA encoding:
- a CDS encoding DEAD/DEAH box helicase, producing MSRPQFLSLPPSARSRTVTAVLGPTNTGKTHLAIERMLAQPSGLIGLPLRLLAREVYGRVAERAGPDAVALITGEEKIIPKNPRFWVSTVEAMPMDLNTEFVAIDEVQLAGNLDRGHVFTDRILNLRGKSETLLLGAATIRPLLERLLPGLNVVTRPRMSVLEYAGSKKVSRLPARSAIVAFSADEVYSIAELLRRQRGGAAVVLGSLSPRTRNAQVELFQNGDVEHLVATDAIGMGLNLDVHHIAFAGNRKYDGYQYRQLTAAEMGQIAGRAGRHTKDGTFGVTGRVDPLDDHLIEQIESHHFDTLKVLQWRNTALDFSSVDALRHSLDVVPKEDGLARAPTGDDIAALEQLLRDPAISDMARGEKAVELLWDVCQVPDYRKIAPANHAELLNTIYTHLMQDNVIADDWFTRQLAFADRTYGDIDTLANRIAHIRTWTYVANRPDWLADPAHWQGETRGIEDKLSDALHERLTQRFVDRRTSVLMRRLRENAMLEAEITSSGDVLVEGQHIGNLLGFRFAPDSAAEGPDGKTVRAAAQKALTSEIESRAEKLGKSDNPDFVLTSEGVIRWRGEPVAKLVAGEDVLSPTVLLLADEHLTGPARETVQNRLDLWINSQIGTLLKPLLDLKAGEGLEGLARGIAYRVVEGLGILERQEAADEIRQLDQDMRASLRKHGIRFGAYTIFVPALLKPAPSQLLAQLWALKHGSLDMNGMAELPQLSASGRTSIPVDETIDKALYKVVGFRVCGPRAVRVDILERLADLIRPLIAWKPLDAEVSPPEGAIAQGGGFTVTVAMTSLLGCAGEDFSAVLKTLGYRMESREVQRPAAAKPVATPAEQASAETPAETAEASPDAAETEPAEAQEAGAETSGEEASAQEAVAAAVESAAETTAAELAVAETAVAEADAPAEAASEAAAETVVEAAVEIAAEAPAEAASDEPAAEVETVTIEIWRPGRHDRRPRGRPDQRRGDNRKAQGEKRQGQGHQGKGGKGGPNRSRGGQPGGQRGFEGGQRRDKPREKPIDPNSPFAALLALKADMDKDKK